In one window of Microtus pennsylvanicus isolate mMicPen1 chromosome 2, mMicPen1.hap1, whole genome shotgun sequence DNA:
- the LOC142844901 gene encoding olfactory receptor 4F6-like, which produces MSEANRSVISEFVFLGLSNSWTTQLFLFLFSCMFYVASLLGNFLIVLTVTSDPHLQSPMYFLLANLSFLDLIFSSSTAPKMIYDLFRRHKTISFGGCITQIFLIHAVGGTEMVLLIAMAFDRYVAICKPLHYLTIMSPKKCILVLVASWIIGFIHSVTQLIFVIDLPFCGPNELDSFFCDLPRFIKLACMDTYTSGFMVTANSGFISVASFLILIISYIFILMTVQKKSLGSLSKALSTLSAHVMVVILFFGPLIFFYMWPFPTSHLDKFLALFDAVITPFLNPVIYTLRNKEMKVAMRRQCSQFINYNKIS; this is translated from the coding sequence ATGAGTGAAGCAAACCGCTCTGTGATATCTGAGTTTGTCTTCCTGGGACTCTCCAACTCATGGACAacccagctcttcctcttcctcttttcctgtaTGTTCTACGTGGCAAGTCTGTTGGGGAATTTTCTCATTGTGCTAACAGTGACTTCAGACCCCCATTTACAGTCCCCTATGTACTTCCTCTTAGCTAATCTTTCCTTTCTCGACTTGATATTTAGCTCCTCCACAGCACCAAAAATGATTTACGACCTTTTCAGAAGGCACAAAACCATCTCTTTTGGGGGCTGTATCACTCAGATCTTCCTAATCCATGCAGTTGGAGGCACTGAGATGGTGCTGCTcatagccatggcttttgacCGATATGTTGCCATATGTAAACCTCTGCACTACTTGACTATCATGAGTCCAAAAAAGTGCATTTTGGTTTTAGTTGCTTCCTGGATTATTGGCTTCATCCACTCAGTGACTCAGTTGATTTTTGTCATAGACTTACCCTTCTGTGGCCCTAATGAACTAGACAGCTTTTTCTGTGACCTCCCTCGGTTTATTAAACTGGCTTGTATGGACACATACACCTCGGGGTTCATGGTTACTGCCAATAGTGGGTTCATTTCTGTGGCCTCCTTTTTAATTCTGATCatctcttacatatttattttgatgACCGTTCAAAAGAAATCTTTGGGTAGTTTATCTAAGGCCCTCTCCACTCTGTCAGCTCATGTCATGGTGGTCATTTTGTTCTTTGGACCATTAATCTTCTTCTACATGTGGCCATTTCCAACATCACATCTGGATAAGTTTCTTGCGCTCTTTGATGCAGTTATTACCCCTTTTCTAAACCCAGTGATCTATACACTTAGGAATAAAGAGATGAAGGTGGCAATGAGAAGACAATGTAGTCAGTTtattaattacaataaaatttcttaa